A genome region from Salvia splendens isolate huo1 chromosome 19, SspV2, whole genome shotgun sequence includes the following:
- the LOC121779621 gene encoding LEAF RUST 10 DISEASE-RESISTANCE LOCUS RECEPTOR-LIKE PROTEIN KINASE-like 1.1 isoform X4, with product MNQSLLRSPSISVSFCPNLTLFPCKTEPTNMSKFDDYFENYSKIECLYTVYYKIPSSDGALSEQIEPPEGCWLVQLPMRSNRNSNDLFSVISADFTLEWEVSDECVSCCNVGGQCLTANNNTFYCKRENKSRKILLATLIPGSALLLACALYIWLRKKKKVGSYLLSRNLSYDPSSKSDIEDGSFNFGIPIFSYNELVEATGNFDPSKELGDGGFGTVYYGKLQDGREVAIKRLYEHNYRRVEQFLNEIKILTSLRHPNLVSLYGCTSRRSRELLLVYEYIPNGTVADHLHGKRAASAPLTWPMRMTIARETATALAYLHKSDIIHRDVKTNNILLDVNFSVKVADFGLSRLFPTDVTHISTAPQGTPGYVDPEYHQCYQLTDKSDVYSFGVVLIELISSMPAVDISRHKHEINLANLAVSKIQKCAFDELIDPATGYNSDAEVTRMTTTVAELAFRCLQLDKDMRPTMVEVVAFLHDIESGGDGDFEGTKGNLGGKIPPSPETDEVVLLKSRIYRSSPTAVTDTWISSTSTTASSVG from the exons ATGAATCAGTCCTTGCTTCGATCTCCATCAATTTCAGTGTCATTCTGTCCTAATCTCACCTTGTTCCCCTGCAAAACTGAACCTACTAATATGTCTAAATTTGATGATTACTTCGAAAACTATAGCAAGATAGAGTGTCTCTACACCGTGTACTATAAAATCCCATCATCCGATGGTGCTCTTTCCGAGCAAATTGAACCTCCTGAAGGATGTTGGTTAGTACAGCTGCCTATGAGGTCTAATCGAAACTCGAATGATTTGTTCAGTGTGATATCTGCTGATTTTACTCTAGAATGGGAGGTTTCTGATGAATGTGTTAGTTGTTGCAATGTAGGAGGGCAGTGTCTCACTGCCAACAATAACACATTCTACTGCAAACGAG AAAATAAGTCAAGGAAGATATTATTAGCTACAT TGATACCTGGATCTGCTCTGTTGCTTGCCTGCGCCTTATATATTTGGCTGCGAAAGAAAAAGAAGGTCGGATCCTACCTTCTTTCAAGAAACCTATCTTATGATCCCTCCTCGAAATCGGATATAGAAGACGGAAGCTTCAACTTCGGCATTCCCATCTTCTCGTACAACGAGCTCGTCGAGGCCACTGGCAATTTCGACCCTTCAAAAGAGCTCGGTGACGGAGGCTTCGGCACCGTCTACTACG GCAAGCTCCAAGACGGCCGAGAAGTCGCGATCAAGCGACTCTACGAGCACAACTACCGACGAGTGGAGCAGTTCTTGAACGAGATCAAGATCCTCACGAGCCTCCGCCACCCGAACCTTGTCTCGCTCTATGGATGCACCTCGCGGCGCAGCCGCGAGCTCCTCCTCGTGTACGAGTACATCCCCAACGGCACCGTGGCGGACCACCTCCACGGCAAGCGCGCGGCATCGGCGCCCCTCACGTGGCCGATGCGGATGACCATTGCGAGGGAGACGGCCACCGCGCTCGCCTACCTACACAAGTCGGACATCATCCACCGCGACGTCAAGACGAACAACATCCTGCTCGACGTGAACTTCTCCGTTAAGGTCGCGGATTTCGGCCTCTCGCGCCTCTTCCCGACCGACGTGACGCACATCTCCACGGCGCCCCAGGGCACCCCGGGTTACGTGGACCCGGAGTACCACCAGTGCTACCAGCTCACGGACAAGAGCGACGTGTACAGCTTCGGAGTCGTGCTGATCGAGCTGATCTCGTCCATGCCGGCTGTCGACATAAGCCGGCATAAGCACGAGATCAACCTGGCCAACCTTGCCGTGAGCAAGATCCAGAAATGCGCGTTCGACGAGCTGATCGACCCGGCGACCGGGTACAACTCCGACGCGGAGGTGACAAGGATGACGACGACGGTGGCGGAGCTGGCGTTCCGGTGCCTGCAGCTGGATAAGGACATGAGGCCGACgatggtggaggtggtggcgtTCCTCCACGACATAGAGAGCGGAGGGGACGGCGATTTCGAGGGGACGAAGGGGAATTTGGGCGGGAAGATACCGCCGTCGCCGGAGACGGATGAGGTGGTGCTGTTGAAGAGTAGGATTTATCGGTCGTCGCCGACGGCGGTGACGGACACGTGGATTAGTAGCACCTCGACGACGGCGAGTTCGGTTGGGTGA
- the LOC121779622 gene encoding LEAF RUST 10 DISEASE-RESISTANCE LOCUS RECEPTOR-LIKE PROTEIN KINASE-like 1.1 codes for MKLPNYLILSLLHFLIIITTASYGSKCLQSHPWGNLTFPCTDFQKPECGLFRVHGYNTPHSDRKIQLEYEGPLFDLIRISGDIISIHDPKLAKLLSEQRYSDHRNLLLPQSLLTPDEFTLMFNVSSNCFECYFGGGQRFSNSFDEFYCNKDRHRNKVVLIVAISAGGLLFLLCLLVSYMIWLLKRRARRGGYLRASKMSLETSKSDINGASSFFGIPIFSYTELEAATNIFDPSRELGDGGFGTVYYGKLQDGREVAIKRLYEQNCRRMEQFMNEIEILTSLRHPNLVCLYGCTSRRSRELLLVYEYVSNGTVADHLHGQKADVAPLPWPTRMRIAVETATALAYLHKSDIIHRDVKTDNILLDENYHVKVADFGLSRLFPNNASHISTVPGGTPGYIDPEYHMCYQVTDKSDVYSFGVVLAELISSMPAVDIGRRTDEINLANLALTRIQRGAFHELADPSLGYNLNAEVTEMVTSVAEIAFQCLQLEKEMRPSMAEVLALLKDISN; via the exons ATGAAGCTTCCCAACTATCTGATTCTCTCTCTACTCCACtttctcatcatcatcactaCTGCTTCATACGGTTCCAAATGCCTACAATCCCACCCTTGGGGAAACCTCACATTTCCGTGCACCGATTTCCAAAAACCAGAATGCGGATTATTCAGGGTTCATGGCTACAATACTCCACATTCAGATCGAAAAATTCAACTAGAATATGAAGGTCCTCTTTTTGATCTGATTCGTATTTCCGGGGACATCATATCAATTCACGATCCCAAGCTGGCAAAGCTCTTGAGCGAACAGAGATATTCCGATCACAGAAATTTACTTCTCCCTCAATCTCTGCTCACACCTGATGAGTTTACACTTATGTTTAATGTTTCTTCTAATTGTTTTGAATGTTACTTTGGCGGAGGGCAGCGTTTTAGTAACTCCTTTGACGAGTTCTACTGTAATAAAG ACAGACACAGAAATAAGGTGGTGCTGATAGTAG CTATATCTGCAGGTGGACTATTGTTTCTTCTATGCTTGTTGGTCTCCTACATGATCTGGCTGTTGAAGAGAAGGGCCCGTAGGGGGGGCTACCTTCGCGCCTCTAAAATGTCTCTCGAGACCTCAAAATCGGACATCAATGGTGCAAGCTCCTTCTTTGGCATCCCCATCTTCTCTTACACAGAGCTCGAAGCAGCCACCAACATCTTCGATCCTTCTAGAGAGCTCGGTGATGGAGGTTTCGGGACAGTATACTATG GGAAGCTACAAGATGGGAGGGAAGTCGCGATAAAGCGCCTCTACGAGCAGAACTGCAGAAGAATGGAGCAGTTCATGAACGAGATCGAAATTCTTACGAGTTTAAGGCACCCGAATCTTGTCTGTCTGTATGGCTGCACTTCTAGGAGAAGCCGGGAGCTTCTGCTCGTGTACGAGTACGTCTCCAACGGCACTGTGGCTGATCATCTGCACGGCCAGAAAGCCGACGTAGCGCCCCTCCCATGGCCTACTCGGATGAGGATTGCCGTTGAAACTGCAACCGCGTTGGCTTATCTCCACAAGTCGGACATAATCCACCGCGATGTCAAGACAGACAACATATTACTCGATGAAAACTATCACGTCAAAGTGGCTGATTTTGGGCTGTCGAGGCTGTTCCCGAACAATGCGAGTCATATCTCAACTGTCCCCGGAGGGACCCCAGGGTACATCGACCCCGAGTACCATATGTGCTACCAAGTGACAGATAAGAGCGACGTCTACAGCTTCGGTGTTGTCCTCGCTGAGCTCATTTCGTCAATGCCAGCTGTGGATATAGGCAGGCGGACAGATGAGATCAACTTGGCCAACTTGGCGCTGACGAGGATACAGAGGGGTGCGTTTCATGAGCTGGCCGATCCGTCTCTCGGGTATAACCTCAATGCTGAAGTCACCGAGATGGTTACCTCAGTCGCGGAGATAGCGTTCCAGTGCCTGCAGCTCGAGAAGGAGATGAGGCCATCCATGGCTGAGGTGTTGGCTCTTCTCAAAGATATATCTAACTGA
- the LOC121779623 gene encoding nicotinamide adenine dinucleotide transporter 1, chloroplastic-like, with amino-acid sequence MVAAAPCDHRSAKEAIFDASAGASAGAIAATFVCPLDVIKTRLQVHGLPEMQPSGRKGSVIIVSLQNIVRTEGLRGLYRGLTPTLTALLPNWAVYFTVYGHLKELLHTYEGSNNSDQLSISSNMVAAAGAGAATSIATNPLWVVKTRLQTQGMRQGVVPYKNIFSALSRIAREEGFRGWYSGLLPSLAGISHVAIQFPAYERMKFSLAKRGNKSDNELNPGELAIASSSSKVVASLLTYPHEVIRSRLQEQGQVRDSQPKYSGVVDCIKKVFRQEGIAGFYRGCGTNLLRTTPSAVITFTSYEMIHRFLLQLSPPKEKQHPKPHPKPDSGANSPKGSTSSGKEDDSDQSVNPSKERTIIPLDNTDHKLTARH; translated from the exons ATGGTCGCCGCCGCGCCGTGCGACCACCGGAGCGCGAAGGAGGCTATTTTTGACGCCTCCGCCGGTGCCTCTGCAG GGGCAATAGCAGCTACATTCGTGTGCCCCTTGGATGTGATCAAGACGAGGCTTCAAGTCCATGGCCTCCCTGAAATGCAGCCCTCTGGTCGTAAAG GTAGTGTGATCATTGTGAGCCTGCAAAATATTGTTCGAACCGAAGGTTTGAGGGGACTTTACCGTGGCCTAACGCCAACTTTGACGGCATTACTTCCAAATTGGGCT GTATACTTCACGGTTTATGGGCATCTTAAAGAGCTACTACATACATATG AGGGCAGCAACAACAGCGACCAGCTTTCAATTAGTTCAAACATGGTAGCTGCCGCAGGAGCTGGTGCTGCAACATCTATCGCAACAAATCCTTTGTGGGTTGTTAAGACCCGACTTCAA ACACAAGGAATGAGGCAAGGTGTAGTTCCTTACAAGAATATATTTTCGGCTTTGAGTCGAATTGCCCGTGAAGAAGGATTCCGAGGATGGTACAG TGGTCTTCTGCCTTCGTTGGCTGGAATTAGTCACGTGGCTATTCAGTTCCCTGCGTATGAAAGAATGAAATTCTCCTTAGCTAAACGAG GGAATAAAAGCGATAACGAGCTCAACCCCGGGGAACTGGCAATTGCCTCCTCATCTTCAAAGGTCGTCGCCTCTCTATTAACTTATCCTCATGAG GTTATCCGTTCGAGGCTGCAAGAGCAAGGTCAAGTGCGGGACTCTCAGCCAAAGTATTCTGGTGTCGTTGATTGCATCAAGAAAGTTTTCAGACAGGAAGGGATAGCCGGGTTCTATCGTGGCTGTGGTACAAATCTCCTACGAACAACTCCATCTGCAGTGATTACATTCACCAGTTACGAGATGATACACAGATTTTTGCTGCAACTATCGCCTCCAAAGGAGAAGCAGCATCCGAAACCTCACCCCAAACCTGATTCTGGAGCCAATTCTCCAAAGGGATCGACTAGCTCCGGAAAAGAAGATGATTCAGACCAATCTGTAAACCCATCTAAAGAAAGAACTATTATTCCTTTGGATAATACAGATCATAAGCTCACTGCTAGGCATTAG